The stretch of DNA tttaaaaaatctttTGCCGTCGAAATTTACATCGCCGgcaaaacaaaataattttttttgaaacgtTTTGCAGGCGAAGTAAGGTGTGCCGGCAAAGCTTTCACGAAAAAAATGGCAGGAAAGTTTTGCCGGTGATTGATTTGCTGGCAAAACTTCGTCAAACACCCCTCAACCGACAACTTAATATGTCGGCGCTAGAACTTACGCTGGCCAAGAAAGTTGTCGGCGTAAAATATTTTGCTGGAAAAATTATGTTCTTTGCTGACAACGACTTATGTCGACCAAGTATCCCTGACCCTTTTATATGTCGACCGATTTATTGTTTCTTGTCTACATTTCAGTTAAAGGATCTCGACTCTTTATGTTTTTTTCTTGGGTTTGAAAATAGGTTGCTCCTCTACAGATATTTCTGTTTTCGAGCGATGGTTTACTTTacaatcactacaaaaaatttacttttaggCACGAttaaatttgtgactaaaaataaaaaagttgtgattaatataaatcatcattcctatgttgtgactaaaaaatccgtggataaaggtattagtcacaaaaatcataatttgttgtgactaaatgtatttttagtcacaatacttatatattgtgattaaaactaaattaatgacaacttgtatctaaatattatgttttagtcacaaataatttttcattatgACTAAAAGTTATATTTAATAACGGTTTGATATTTGTTTAGAGAAATTTATAAAACGAATGGAGTATAATAATGTAGCTTTAATTTATTACTTAAGCAATATGAtgtaatatttgtatataattcatGTTTATATGCATATTGTTGACAAATTAGGACCCTATACCAGATAGTTGGCTGGATTCGAGTAGTTTGCATCAAATTAATGAACGGTtgattggattttttttttctagatgtGTTGCAGTttgctataatttataaaagttattatattaaattatatgagatccAATATTTAATTGCACCAAGAGCGATATTGACATATAGAAAGGTACTAGACACAATAGTACCTTAagcatttctcttttttttttttcgatcgACTATAAATATACGACCAGAGATATGTTTTGAACAAACAAAAAAGggattataaataataattatgccGATGGGGCCAGTGAAACTTTTTCAAGGGTATTCAAGCGCCACGGGCAGCGGTCAGTCGACAGCGGTTGGGGGAGAAAGCAGGACTGACGGAGTCCAATGCCATGTTACCTACACCATTTGCGATGGTGAGAAGTCAGTGATGAATTTGATAGACTTGAATCAGTCGGCGAATTTCGATATCCTTAGTTTGGCATCAGGTGAGGAGAAGTTTAATTTCGTAAAGAGTCTGAATATCAAGGACAAGGacttgttaattgttgttcatGCTCGAAAAGTGGAAGGGAAGGAAGTTCAGACCATGGCTAGATTGGCATCTGATCATATTTCTGTTCCGATCACCAATAATATGAAGGACTTCTTTCTGTATTATGGCGACTCATATGTTTCGTCGATCACACGTGGGGGAGAATATATTGGAGTCTACTCATTTCACTCAGAAACCAAAAATGAAAGTATGAAGTTGGAGTTGGAGCTCAAGGCCAATGGAGTATTCAAGTTTGGCTCCCTCGATGCCGATTTTAAAGGGAAACTCGAAAAAACCCTTGACAATGTTGAGTCACAGGTTTCATTCAAGCAGATGATGTTGGGGTTGGACGATGTACCCTTGCCCAAAAGAGAAGACATGGTTGAGTTTGCCCGCACGTTTCCCAGCCAAAAACTCAATGCGCCCAAAGTTCTTGCATTTGAAACCATGGGATATGAACACGTCGTTGGGAGCGAGTTTTTGTGCATCGCATTAAATCGGGATATGTTAGTGGGCGTGGCAGCAAAATTGGACAAGGTATCGAAACTCATCCAACGAATCAACGAAATACAATCGATCTATGATTTTTACGGTGGCTACGAAGACTCTCAACTACGCAATGTCCTCCTTCAAGCAAAACAGGATTTGGTGTCACTGAAAACAAATTTTTTAGATTTTCAACAAGATCCAATCACGCCTCTCACCATACCGGAGCCGCCGTGTCTTTCCAACGGTATGCCGCACATCAAATACAGAACTTATTACTCAGAGGAGTATGGCAGACGTTATGATGACAATTCAGTCCCATTTAACTTGTTCACTACGGTGGATGAGTACATCAAGAATAAAACGAGGATTACCGGGATTCAGATGCGAACCATTAATTCTGAGATCCATTGTATCACCGTTGATTTCGAATCCACCACTGGAAGGCGCACGGAGAAGTATGGCAATGACGTAGGAGGTTTGAGTAAAAAGCTTGTGTTGGAAGATGGTGATTTTATCAAGAAAATTTATGCTAGATCAGCCGACAATAATCTTGATCGCCTAGGCATATTTCTCGACGAAAATAGATCCATTATGGCTGGTGGTGGTAATGAAACAGAACACACGTTTAACGTCCCCGACGGTAGTTTCATTCTGGGATTTACGGGCTTCTCTTCCGGTACAATCACTGAGATCCAGATCATCTATGCGGGGTTCCAGCCGGCCAAATGGTCCCAACTTATTTGAAAACCAAACACTACTTGAATTAATAAAACCTGCCATTAATTGTCTGTCATCACCTCATTTGGACACACAATCaagttttaattagtttttctttccaatttaattatatatgtttgaGTATGATGAGAATAAGTACGAGAGTCATGCATGCATGGTCGTATTCTTATGCATGCATTTAAATAATTACGTGATGTATATGTATTCATGAATGCTTTGATAATATAATTGATATGGTGTGATGGctatttattgttaattttggtACGTAAAATATACGCCTCTATATACCTTCATTACTAAATAATTGCATGTTTCTCATCAAGCTCTTTAATTGCGTCCTTGGATAAAGTAGCAATATTGTCTAAGGATAAAGTATAAACTACTTGGAAAATTTAGATCAGACTCTTCACTCAAAAAATTAGAGCATTGCTGCGGTACCCAACACCATAATGATATGGTGTGTTACGATTGTTTAACagttttctatattattaaataaaaatgtgcGGGACACCAGATTTACACCAATAAGAATATGACACTAAGGGTGTGTATTACTTTCAAGATTCTTTGAAAGGGTTGGATAATAAGAAGAATTTTAGAGAGAATATTTAAATGAAAgaagatatatattatatctcaACTTGTATGAATTTTGACTTGGTGCAAAATGATGggattatatttctatttataggactcTATAGATTAATCTAGAACCATTATTAATGGTTAGCTTCTAGATTGTTCTACATAATTTCCTCTACTAACACAAgtgaaaaataattctagaaaattCAAGAGTACTTAAAAAAGAAGATTAATCTAGATAATTTAGTAAATATAAGAATAATTCTTAGGTAGGTTCTTACATATTAAAGATTATTTTCTGTATTTACAAAGAAGTTATAATAATACGATGCtttgttatataataatataaattttatttatacaacatccaatttttaaaatgaatagCATTACTAtagaatttttttctaaaattgttattttctaaccaaacaaaagaatcagGCCCATtagtattccattccattctttTCTGGCCCATTACCATCAACCAACAAACCCTAAATTCTCTGTTAGTCATTTGGTCTTGTGGGGTTCAGATCACCACCCTACTTACTTGTCTTAGATGTTAAGAAGACAAGGTTATGACATGGGGTGGTgcgtaaattttttttcttctagatGGCCTGGACGGGAGAAAGATTGTGCCAATATCGTTTCTTCGGACAAAGGGATGGAGTGTGTTTTTACttcttattttaaaaacttgtttgcttctgattctctccaagaAATAATGTACATagatgttttaattaattaagttttatatatatatatattgtgtttaatataaattttaattaaagaacaATTGATatccttaattattattattattattattattattattattattattattattattattattttgggaaATCAGCTGaatttcattaataaaaaaccatttacaaacTCCAATCAATGTAATATAAACCCACCCATATACAACTCTATAATTACTTACAAATTAAATTCCCCAATTAATCTATATCATCTTTACCTATTTTTGTTGTATTGTACACTATTCTATATTACAAACCTCAAAGTTTGAATGTTAATTTCTAACTACAACAAAAATTAAAGGGAATTTAAAATTCCGAAAAGCATTATTACGAGCCCTCCAAATATGATATCTTTAATTTTAACACATCCAACATGTACTCaattaatattaattggaatcaattctacttaaattatttatatatatagttaatttgttttataaagaacaacacaaatatgaacacacacatattataaaatatatcttTACAAAGAAGTCTAAAGTTGATTTATcaataataagtaaataaataaagactTAAGTTATAGATCATTAtaataatgtaatatataaacataaaaatagatgaagaaaagaaaagaaaccaATATTTAAGGTTAATTGGGTTCCAATTGGTTATGATTATTATATACAAGTCTTTCCAATGgtctttctttttatattttttattacatcAATACATGTACATTAGCAtgttctaagtttatttattatataagtttttatgaaacaataattttaaaatattggtAACTATAGTATGAACACaagttaattattatatataagaaagaaGACTAACATTGGTTTAATAAATAAAGACTAGTATTCCCCTAAATATgaactaaataaattatttaatataatatgcaTAGATTAGAAATTCTTAGGTAGGTTCTTACATATTAATTAAAGATTATTTTGTGTATTCACAAAGAAGTTATAATAATACGATTCTTTGTTAtatgatattataaattttagttATACCACACAttcttccaatttttaaatttttttaataatttacggtatcataaataaaattcaaaatacttAGTTtcacacataaaaaaaatagagtgtGCAACTTATAactatttaaactctatttTAAGCACTGTAAAAATACTTCAAAATTTCATTAaaactaataaatatttattataattataatatacacaatcacatataaaataaaaaagtataattATAACATGAAACCGAACAGAAGAAAATGTTGATGATAAGGGCAAAAGTTAATTTGTAATTACATCCTTATATTATAAAAGTGTCTATATCATTATCTATTAATTGTTGGTTTGagaacattttttttattaatggccTTTTGATGATAAGGGCAAAAGTGTCTTCCCCAAAGTGTCTCATCAGGGCATTAATGTGGCAAGAATGGGGGGAGAGATTGGGGGGATCGGGCTGTAGTCTTGGAGagtcaacaaaataataataatggtaaGAATTTGGGAAAGGATATCATTATTCCACAAAATAATAGCCTAGTTAtttttgataataaaaaaagaaagatggcaaaAGAAGATATAGAAGGAAATGCTGACGTGGAAAAGGTTATgagtaatttttcaaaaaactcATCTTTGGCGGGCCTTGGTGTTGGGGCTCGCCAATCATCATGAAAATCTTGTCATCGAACTGCCGTGGGCTTGGGCCATCACGGAATGTTCAGTTCCTTAAAGAGTTGGTTACTAATCAACGACCCGATATTGTGTTTTTAAGTGAAACTTTGAGTAAAAAAATGAAGGTGGATAATTTGAGTAGAACTTTGGGCTTTGAGGGGTGTTTTGTGGTAGAAGCTCAAGGTAGAAGTGGGGGATTGGCGTTGCTTTGGAAGAATGAAGATGAGGTTTTGGTGGAAATTTTTTCTGAGAACCATATTGATTGTAAAGTTTCTTTTGAAGGACAACGGGAATTTAGATTTACGGGGCTGTATGGTGAACCAAACCGGAGTCTTAGAAGGAAAACTTGGGATCTTTTAACAACTCTTCTTAGTCGCTCAACATTGCCATGGTGCCTTATGGGAGACTTTAACAATGTCCTTAATCAATCCGAGAAAGTGGGAGGACAACCTTATCCGGTGTGGCTTATTGAAGGGTTTCAAGAGGCACTTCGGTTATGTGGTTTGAGAGACATGGAGTTGCATGGTCATCCTTTTACTTGGGAGAAGAGTAGGGATTCTCCTAATTGGATTGAAGCTAGATTGGATAGGGCTTTGGTGAACAATGATTGGTTGAGCATCTTTCTGATGGCCAAGCTTACTAATCTTTCTGATTGGCTAGGGCTTTGGTCATCCTTATCTATTTCTTGTTTGTGCTGAATGTTTTTCTGCTGTCATTCGAAGATTTGAAGAGAAGCAGTGGATTCATGGAATCAAAGTTGCTAATGGTGCACCGGTTGTGTCTCATATGTTATTTTCTGATGATAGCTTCCTTTATTGTAAAGCTACAAATGGGGAAGTAACCCGTGTGTTGCAACTTCTTCAACTCTTTTCTATGGCTACTGGTCAGCAAGTGAACTTTGAGAAGTCTTCAGTGTTCTTTAGTACAAATACGGCTTCAGCAACAAGACAAATATGGCAGCTGAAACTTCCTCCAAAGGTGCTAGATTTCCTATGGCGAGTAACCTCTAATTGTCTTCCAACGAGATTTCAGCTTTCAACCAAACATGTGCCCATCAATACGCATTGTCCTTTTTGTGACTCGGCTCCAGAACCTCTCTCCATGTCCTCGTCCGATGCACTTTTGCACAAGGTTGTTGGAGTTTGTCTCATGTTCCTACCGTGGCTGCTACTGCCATGACATTTGCAGCCTGGTTTGAAGAGGGCCTTCGGGCGTGGACTGTGTCCGAGAAGCTTGAGGCTTCTATGATAGTTTGGGCCATATGGAAGCGTCGAAATGAGCTAGTTTGGAACTCCAAAAGACCCGAGGTTAGTGAGGTTGTCACATTAGCTAAGTTGAACTTTATTGATTGGTATAATGCTCATAAGGACATCGTTCCTACTCATGATGTTAATGGTTCGGATATTGAAGTTCTAGAGCATTGGACCGCCCCTCAATTTCCTGTGATTAAAGTTAATGTTGATGGTGCAATCTTCGCTAATGAGAGGCGTTTTGGCATTGGTTTGGTAGCAAGGACAGCGACTGGGGTTGTCTTACAAGCTAAGAGTTTACTCAAAGAGGGTGTGTTGAAGCCTCACGTGGTGGCAGCAATTGGCATAAAAGAGGCTCTGAGTTGGATTAAAGACAACAGATGGAACATGTTGTGGTGGAGTCGGATTGTTTGAGAGTCATCAGggatttacaaaagtttaaacaTATGGCTTCTCCTTATGGCCATATACTTTCTGATTGTATGACTTTGTGTTCGGGTGTTGATGatgtttcttttaattttgttaagCGATCTGCTAATAAGGTTGCGCATGCTATTGCGCGATCTTCTCTTGTTGAGGTTGATTGTACTTATTCTAGGGATGCGTTACCCATGGATTATGCATCTTTAGTTTTGAAtgatttgatttaataaaatttcatcattattcaaaaaaaaaaaatagtttgaattaaatatatataatacttaTATGAATGTTAGCTATTATAGtctaattaattgttagagtagCAAGAGATTGGATCCAATAATTGTGGCGGTCTTCGTCATTTAATATTCAATATATAATCCGTTTACTTTTAATGAGTACATCTCTCTCTACATTAATCTATCTATAAATACACAAATTCTTATGTCAACTTAATTCACCAAATTCAAAAGTATTCATtcagagaaagaaaaatatgtcGGATTTGCCAAGATTTGTGGTTATCAAATCCAAACAAAATGGAAAATACTTGACAAAGTTAACTAAGGAAGAGAGCATCGCAAAGGGGCTCTCAGAAACGTTTGTGCATTTTCGAGGAGAGGATGTTACGAGTCCTTTGGTGAAATTCGAATTGGAGAGAGCCAAGACAAAGCCGGGATGGGTTCACATACGTTATTGCTACAACAACAAATACCTGACCATGCAATCTAATTATTCCTGGTATTTCTTGGCCTCAGCTGACAAGCCCCTTGAGGAAGATGAAACAGATTGGAAAAATACCATGTTCAAGCCTATCAAAATTACTCAGGGCAGTGACGTATTTTATCGATTTCAACATGTCAAGGAGCGTTACGCTTGTCTTTGGAGGTCGGAAAAGGATTACGAAGATGGTCTCTATGCAGGCGATACATGGGCGACCGATTTTGATACTTTCAAAGTCTTGGATTGGGAATCGCTTGTCATATTTCCCAAAACTACCGTTGCCTTTAGACCGCAAAATGGTAGCTGGTATCTCAATAGCAAACAAGACATGTATATGAGGGTGCTCAGAGATGCCAACAATATCTTCGACCAATCGGTTGCACATGAGATCTCTACCGTAGGCGATGGTTATGTTCGCATAAAGAACCTTTCCACCAACCAATTTTGGTATGCCAACGGATATGTGCGGAATGAACTCAACTCCGACCCCACCAACACATATTCGATGTTCTTTCCCATTAAGGTCGCCGAAAATGTCGTGGTGCTGCGTAGTTTGGTATACAACAAGTTTTTGTCTATGAATAATCCTGGTGTTGACAAAGACATAGTTTTATCTGCCACAGAGTCTAACATTATCGATAAAACCAAGTTCATAGTGGTGGAGCGCGTAATATCTAAGAAAATCTACAACATCAATTTTCGCCACGAGAATGGCCACGTTTATAACCTCAGTGTCATCGAGAAGAGCCAAGCAGTGGCTGACAACCCCGGGGACGAACATAAAACTATGAGCTTGACGCTTGAGTACAACAAAACAAGATCAATTGCGCTTCGCAACAGTATTTCGCTAATATCAGACGTTAAACCAATTGTTGAAGTTAATACAATTCCGTTGATAGTTAATAAGGAAAAGATCGAATTGTCAGCTGAGCAAATTAGTGGTGTAGGACAGTGGGGAACAACAAATACTTTCGACACATCAACAAAGACAAATTACGTTGTTGATGTGCCTCCGAAGACTAGAACAATTATTACACTGGTAGTGACACAAGCAACGTGCGAAGTTCCATTTTCGTATGCTCAAAAGGATACTTTTTACGACGGAACTTCCAAAATTGTGGAGATGGAAGATGGGATGTATATCGGAGTTAATGTTTTCAACATGCAGATCAAAACCAGCAATGAAACACTGccctaataataatagtaatattattattattattattattaaccaCTATACTTACGTTTCAAGACTTAATTAGTGTGCATGTGTTGATTTGTTGTACCTTTCTTTTCTGACTTTGCTTTGCTTTGCTTTAATGAATTAAGTTTTTTCAATATCATGTTATTTGTATTTCACCAATTTCATCATCAAATAAAAATTGCAATGAGTTTAGAGATTAGGCAATAACATTTCTACAACTCAAaacatattaataataaaatttctttAAATCATCACGTTCTATACATTAATATATGTTGTTATTACTATAATTAatgattattatttaaatttctttgCCACATGCATTTCGCTCTCTCCTGTCTTCCGAAACAGGGAGGGACActttctcttaattttttttctacgaAAATCAATTTTTAATCAGACTATATTAAGGAAtgatttatatgtatatagtcaaattaatatatacatatattggtaTTACCCATGGTTACCaaacaaatttatatataaatattaaaccatcaaattttaatctaataacgaataataaaaaaaaaattgaatttttatactttttagcttaactacttaattaaaaaaatatatcttaaaatatctctttttacacaatatcaaaaatatgttcatataaaaatatttaagtcaaaAACTCAACTTTTACTTATCCTTTTATTTTgctaaaaactttttttaatttttttttaattcatggAACAATCTCAACCCATATGATGTAAAAGTGAGAGATTTTTCTAATTAGGtagaaaaattaatcataaaaactcaattttttctaattttacccgttcataggtaatacccattaggagtgcacccatatatatTAATCAAGTAGTTATATTAAGTAGTGGTATTTATTGGATCACATCTAATGAATTTTGACCCAACCGATCCtattcaattatttattggatattggatGTTTTcttccgatccaatccaattgaattgagttatctgatccgatccgattgttgtgatattttgtacacacaagtacatgtatcgtgacaagtagtaaactcaccaagAGTAAGGTCGATCCTAGgaggattgtagttaagtacgttaaaattaaacttttacttctatgtggttgaataaaaattaaaaaaaaaaggattaaaactaaaaaataaaaacagtgtaagagtaagcaattaaactaataaggaaattaacagttaataaaacctagggttttgacttcaattgtttctattgattatggcaTAATATGATTATCTCCCTATTATacatttctatgcaatagcaggttatttactaaggtaatttatagtcttcatagatatataaatctaaatcacatgcaaactttctactctcatgataaatttaacatgcaacaggcattaaacacagaaactctataagctatctaaaccatatgggtactctcgtcctatatcaaaattc from Cannabis sativa cultivar Pink pepper isolate KNU-18-1 chromosome 2, ASM2916894v1, whole genome shotgun sequence encodes:
- the LOC133033882 gene encoding uncharacterized protein LOC133033882, translated to MSDLPRFVVIKSKQNGKYLTKLTKEESIAKGLSETFVHFRGEDVTSPLVKFELERAKTKPGWVHIRYCYNNKYLTMQSNYSWYFLASADKPLEEDETDWKNTMFKPIKITQGSDVFYRFQHVKERYACLWRSEKDYEDGLYAGDTWATDFDTFKVLDWESLVIFPKTTVAFRPQNGSWYLNSKQDMYMRVLRDANNIFDQSVAHEISTVGDGYVRIKNLSTNQFWYANGYVRNELNSDPTNTYSMFFPIKVAENVVVLRSLVYNKFLSMNNPGVDKDIVLSATESNIIDKTKFIVVERVISKKIYNINFRHENGHVYNLSVIEKSQAVADNPGDEHKTMSLTLEYNKTRSIALRNSISLISDVKPIVEVNTIPLIVNKEKIELSAEQISGVGQWGTTNTFDTSTKTNYVVDVPPKTRTIITLVVTQATCEVPFSYAQKDTFYDGTSKIVEMEDGMYIGVNVFNMQIKTSNETLP
- the LOC115719073 gene encoding uncharacterized protein LOC115719073; protein product: MTFAAWFEEGLRAWTVSEKLEASMIVWAIWKRRNELVWNSKRPEVSEVVTLAKLNFIDWYNAHKDIVPTHDVNGSDIEVLEHWTAPQFPVIKVNVDGAIFANERRFGIGLVARTATGVVLQAKSLLKEGVLKPHVVAAIGIKEALSWIKDNRWNMLWWSRIV